In one window of Candidatus Methylomirabilota bacterium DNA:
- a CDS encoding uroporphyrinogen-III synthase produces the protein MAIVKAAGGLEGRTIVVTRAAEQAQRFVELLEAEGARVLQVPMIAIEPPPSWTPLDRALDSLDTFTWVIFTSVNGVTMVDRRLRERGLGWGAFRHLRVAAIGPATAETLAEHGLRPHAVPADYRAEGLVERLRGEIGPHDRVLLPRAEQTRDVLPKELGRLGATVREVPAYTTRRVDASAARLREALAGGTVDAVTFTSSSTARNFAELFSDEERRAWMERVTVASIGPVTAATAAEYGITTHVTPREYTIPALARAIVEHFWGRGPGLGRSALRSGRRNE, from the coding sequence GTGGCCATCGTGAAGGCCGCTGGAGGCCTCGAGGGGCGGACGATCGTCGTCACGCGGGCTGCCGAGCAGGCCCAGCGGTTCGTCGAGCTGCTGGAGGCGGAGGGCGCCCGTGTGCTGCAGGTGCCGATGATCGCCATCGAGCCGCCGCCCTCCTGGACGCCGCTGGACCGGGCGCTCGACAGCCTGGACACCTTCACATGGGTGATCTTCACCAGCGTGAACGGCGTGACCATGGTGGACCGCCGGCTCCGGGAGCGTGGGCTGGGCTGGGGCGCGTTCCGGCACCTCCGGGTGGCGGCGATCGGTCCGGCGACGGCCGAGACGCTGGCCGAGCATGGCCTCCGCCCCCACGCGGTGCCCGCCGACTATCGAGCCGAGGGGCTCGTGGAGCGGCTGCGCGGCGAGATCGGGCCTCACGACCGCGTGCTGCTGCCCCGGGCGGAGCAGACGCGCGATGTGCTGCCGAAAGAGTTGGGGCGGCTCGGCGCGACGGTGAGGGAAGTGCCTGCGTATACTACCCGCCGGGTCGACGCCAGCGCCGCGCGCTTGCGGGAGGCGCTGGCCGGGGGGACGGTGGACGCGGTGACGTTCACCAGCTCGTCGACCGCGCGCAACTTCGCCGAGCTGTTCAGTGACGAGGAGCGTCGCGCCTGGATGGAGCGGGTGACGGTCGCCTCGATCGGACCGGTCACCGCGGCGACGGCCGCCGAGTACGGGATCACGACGCACGTGACGCCGCGGGAGTACACGATCCCCGCCCTGGCGCGGGCCATCGTGGAGCATTTTTGGGGGCGGGGGCCGGGGCTGGGTCGCTCGGCGCTCCGGTCGGGCAGGAGGAACGAGTGA
- the hemC gene encoding hydroxymethylbilane synthase, with protein MDNRPVIRLGTRSSPLALAQAAAVAEGLRRLGAEIEIIPVKTEGDRLFGARLAELGGKGLFVRELEEALAEGTIDAAVHSLKDLPAEQPDGLVLAAFAEREDPRDVVVTRAGGGLEDLPKAAVVGTSSLRRRAFALAVRPDLVVEPIRGNVDTRMRKLTAGACDALILAAAGLSRLGLHPPHVTPLAPDRFVPAVGQGILGIEVRRDDGSTLRLVRALDHAETRTCALAERAFLRRLGASCATPMAGHAVVSRAVVGARLTMTAVVASEDGRRILRAEAGGAPEDAERLGRGLAEGLLAQGAASVAALNPGRWPS; from the coding sequence ATGGACAATCGACCCGTGATCCGGCTGGGCACACGCTCGAGCCCGCTGGCGCTGGCCCAGGCCGCCGCCGTCGCCGAGGGGCTCCGTCGCCTGGGTGCCGAGATCGAGATCATTCCCGTCAAGACCGAAGGCGATCGTCTGTTCGGGGCACGGCTGGCGGAGCTCGGCGGCAAGGGACTGTTCGTGCGCGAGCTGGAGGAGGCGCTGGCGGAAGGCACGATCGACGCCGCCGTCCACAGTCTCAAGGACCTTCCCGCCGAACAGCCCGATGGGCTCGTGCTGGCCGCCTTCGCGGAGCGGGAGGACCCGCGCGACGTCGTGGTCACGCGGGCCGGCGGGGGCCTGGAGGATCTGCCGAAGGCGGCCGTCGTCGGCACCTCCAGCCTTCGGCGGCGGGCCTTCGCGCTGGCGGTCCGCCCCGACCTGGTCGTCGAGCCGATCCGCGGAAACGTCGACACGCGGATGCGCAAGCTGACCGCCGGCGCCTGCGACGCGCTCATCCTGGCGGCGGCTGGGTTGTCCCGGCTCGGCCTGCATCCCCCCCACGTCACGCCGCTGGCGCCCGACCGCTTCGTGCCTGCCGTGGGCCAGGGGATCCTCGGCATCGAGGTGCGCCGCGACGACGGGTCAACGCTGCGGCTGGTCCGCGCGCTCGACCACGCCGAGACGCGGACATGCGCGCTGGCCGAGCGCGCCTTTCTGCGACGGCTCGGCGCCTCTTGCGCCACGCCCATGGCCGGGCACGCCGTGGTCTCGCGCGCCGTGGTGGGTGCGCGCTTGACCATGACCGCGGTGGTGGCGAGCGAGGATGGGCGGCGGATCCTGAGGGCCGAGGCCGGGGGCGCGCCGGAGGATGCCGAGCGCCTGGGCCGGGGACTGGCCGAGGGGCTCCTCGCACAAGGCGCCGCGTCGGTGGCGGCGCTCAATCCCGGCCGGTGGCCATCGTGA